A part of Maridesulfovibrio hydrothermalis AM13 = DSM 14728 genomic DNA contains:
- a CDS encoding ABC transporter substrate-binding protein, whose product MRLHFLLCLSFLVMFSSTAAAGDKTIKVGVLYNLTGNMAAIDQPALHGMELAKDIINSEGGVLGKKISLVISDCRSDLDSTVMASEILAGQDDVAAVIGLNDTDYVMAAAPAVTARNIVFITSGATMQNLPYMYGKYFFMAAFGDNMQARAVAKFARRRLNTENCFVGTDVSTEFTKTLSKYFKRRYRKYGGKIIDEVWYNSDAKQYPLPGTGEVTPDVLFMSSTPVDAPKYITQARSAGYNQPIVSGDGFDTPGLLQIPNEYAHSIYFATHVALDNPDPMVQEFVDSYERMFEVKPKSGFAALGYDTVMLLAHAIKKAGSADSTAIKDALSATTDFKGITGHFSYPEGVRVPMKSVDIVKYSNGTFTFVEQISPN is encoded by the coding sequence ATGCGGCTTCATTTTTTATTATGTTTGTCATTTCTGGTTATGTTTTCGTCAACGGCTGCTGCCGGGGATAAAACTATTAAAGTCGGTGTGCTGTACAATCTTACTGGAAATATGGCTGCCATTGATCAGCCCGCATTGCACGGTATGGAACTGGCCAAGGATATCATTAATTCCGAAGGCGGGGTGCTTGGTAAAAAAATAAGCCTTGTCATTTCTGACTGCCGGTCAGATCTTGATTCGACTGTGATGGCTTCCGAAATACTGGCCGGTCAGGATGATGTTGCGGCTGTGATAGGTTTAAATGACACTGATTATGTTATGGCGGCCGCCCCTGCGGTTACAGCCAGAAATATTGTGTTTATCACTTCCGGCGCGACCATGCAGAATCTGCCTTATATGTACGGTAAATATTTTTTCATGGCGGCGTTCGGAGATAACATGCAGGCCAGAGCTGTGGCAAAATTCGCCAGACGCAGGTTGAATACCGAAAACTGTTTTGTGGGAACGGATGTTTCAACTGAGTTCACTAAGACTCTGTCTAAGTATTTTAAACGCCGCTATCGCAAATACGGCGGAAAAATAATTGATGAAGTCTGGTATAATTCTGATGCCAAGCAGTATCCTCTGCCGGGGACCGGTGAAGTTACACCTGATGTTCTTTTCATGTCTTCCACACCTGTGGATGCACCTAAGTACATTACTCAGGCCCGCAGTGCAGGGTATAACCAGCCGATTGTTTCCGGTGACGGGTTTGATACTCCGGGATTGCTGCAAATCCCCAATGAGTATGCACACTCTATATATTTTGCAACCCATGTTGCTCTCGATAATCCGGACCCTATGGTGCAGGAATTTGTGGACAGCTATGAGCGTATGTTTGAAGTAAAACCTAAATCAGGTTTTGCCGCACTGGGCTATGATACGGTCATGCTTCTTGCCCATGCCATTAAAAAGGCAGGAAGTGCCGACTCCACTGCTATTAAAGATGCGCTTTCCGCTACAACAGATTTTAAGGGGATCACCGGACATTTCAGCTATCCTGAAGGGGTGCGGGTTCCCATGAAAAGTGTTGATATAGTAAAATATTCAAATGGAACATTCACTTTTGTTGAACAGATATCTCCCAACTAA
- a CDS encoding leucyl aminopeptidase codes for MEFNIVVEPASAWSADAVIFFAFKDKDEYLPGFSSWMASDADWVAGSPALTDFSGELGSTTVIYGAGSSIQRVLLVGLGAEKDFGVEEFSQAVASVFQKCRELKFRIIGVPLPAFDGIVLEDRHEHFVVSAINGLYSFDRFKTKKNDKNELPETVRFFTEEEPTEHFSEVIFKGQVVGGATSYARDLVNLPPNIATPVYLADEAKKMAKKYGFKFKAMKRKEIIDKGMGAYASVFRGSADEPRLITLEYCPKDMEGQKPLVLVGKGVTFDTGGISLKPTGAIEDMKCDMAGAAAIFGFFQALGELKPDLPIVAILPCADNMPDASATRPGEVVTSFSGKTIEILNTDAEGRLLLCDALAYSRQFEPAAIIDLATLTGGCIIAFGWSVAALMDNSPKLENLIIESGMSVGERFWPMPLWDIYKEELKSEVADIKNIGSREGMTIHAGMFLKEFVPEDVPWAHLDIAGPAWRKKKTQAGTAGGSGFGVRTLVEIATRIDLEDM; via the coding sequence ATGGAATTTAATATAGTAGTTGAACCTGCCTCTGCATGGTCTGCGGATGCAGTCATATTTTTCGCTTTCAAGGATAAAGATGAATATCTGCCCGGATTTTCTTCGTGGATGGCATCAGATGCTGACTGGGTGGCAGGATCACCTGCTTTAACAGACTTTTCCGGTGAACTGGGCAGCACTACAGTTATTTACGGTGCAGGCTCATCGATCCAGCGGGTGCTGCTGGTCGGGCTTGGAGCTGAAAAAGATTTCGGCGTGGAAGAATTTTCACAGGCTGTAGCTTCAGTTTTTCAGAAATGCAGGGAACTTAAATTTCGCATCATAGGTGTTCCGCTGCCTGCTTTTGACGGAATAGTTCTGGAAGACAGGCACGAGCATTTTGTGGTTTCCGCAATCAACGGACTTTATTCTTTTGACCGATTCAAAACTAAGAAGAATGATAAAAATGAACTGCCGGAAACAGTACGTTTTTTTACCGAGGAAGAACCTACGGAGCATTTTTCAGAGGTAATTTTTAAAGGACAGGTTGTGGGGGGAGCAACATCTTATGCCCGTGATCTTGTCAATTTGCCCCCCAATATTGCCACTCCGGTCTATCTTGCTGATGAAGCCAAGAAAATGGCCAAGAAGTATGGTTTTAAATTTAAAGCCATGAAGCGTAAAGAGATCATTGATAAAGGGATGGGAGCTTATGCTTCCGTTTTTCGGGGATCAGCCGATGAACCGCGTTTAATTACCCTCGAATATTGTCCTAAAGATATGGAAGGGCAGAAACCGCTGGTACTGGTCGGCAAGGGAGTTACTTTTGATACCGGAGGCATTTCCCTGAAACCTACCGGAGCTATCGAAGATATGAAATGCGATATGGCCGGCGCCGCAGCAATCTTTGGCTTTTTTCAGGCTCTGGGGGAGCTTAAACCTGATTTGCCTATTGTAGCTATCCTGCCTTGTGCGGATAATATGCCAGATGCATCAGCCACCCGTCCGGGGGAGGTAGTGACATCTTTTTCCGGTAAGACGATTGAAATACTCAATACTGATGCTGAAGGGCGTTTGCTGCTCTGCGATGCGCTTGCTTATTCCAGACAATTTGAGCCTGCTGCGATTATCGATTTAGCCACTCTTACCGGAGGCTGCATTATTGCATTCGGCTGGAGCGTGGCTGCCCTCATGGATAATTCACCCAAGCTGGAAAATCTGATAATTGAGTCCGGCATGAGCGTCGGCGAAAGGTTCTGGCCAATGCCGCTCTGGGATATTTATAAGGAAGAGCTTAAAAGTGAAGTTGCAGATATCAAAAACATAGGGTCACGTGAAGGTATGACCATCCATGCCGGAATGTTTCTCAAAGAGTTCGTACCAGAAGATGTTCCCTGGGCGCACCTTGATATAGCAGGTCCGGCATGGCGCAAGAAAAAAACTCAGGCAGGAACAGCTGGTGGATCAGGGTTCGGCGTGCGTACTCTTGTCGAAATTGCTACTCGCATTGATTTGGAAGATATGTAG
- a CDS encoding asparaginase produces MGSTNISGEVVLIFTGGTIGMSDKPDAGGVVPDDNFTKLLAGATPDSHNIKIRPVLWSDIPSPHMSPEKMLKLGRDIDAYLDEEQVLGAVILHGTDLMAETAYALDLTVKSPKPVIITGAMRYFNESGYDGIRNLVDAVRVCLLPPPEGTDVILQMADKLFSARNAIKYSSLNVDPFIGQNTGRIGFIAGESVILTRAKPGRRPRLNFPVTSIASGVHLVGCHPGMDSTILEKLIETGAKGIVLEGFGAGNTPPGLVSGIEKCIEAEIPVVLCTRCVEGGVWPIYAYEGGAASLKQKGVIIAGALSALKATILLQMLIGSHCGINQIKDIFAEESV; encoded by the coding sequence ATGGGTTCAACCAATATTTCAGGTGAGGTCGTCCTCATCTTCACCGGCGGAACAATCGGCATGAGCGACAAGCCTGATGCCGGCGGTGTCGTCCCAGATGACAATTTCACAAAACTACTTGCCGGAGCCACCCCCGACAGTCACAACATCAAAATCCGGCCGGTACTATGGTCCGATATACCCAGTCCGCACATGTCACCGGAAAAAATGCTGAAACTGGGCCGCGATATTGATGCCTATCTGGATGAAGAACAAGTTCTAGGCGCAGTAATACTGCACGGAACAGATCTCATGGCCGAAACTGCATACGCCCTCGACCTGACCGTCAAATCTCCCAAGCCCGTTATCATAACCGGAGCCATGCGCTATTTTAATGAGTCCGGTTATGACGGCATCCGCAATCTGGTGGACGCTGTTCGAGTCTGCCTGCTGCCTCCGCCCGAAGGAACAGACGTGATCCTCCAGATGGCTGACAAACTGTTTTCGGCCCGTAACGCGATCAAATACAGTTCCCTGAACGTTGACCCATTCATCGGTCAAAACACAGGCAGAATCGGATTTATAGCCGGAGAATCAGTAATCCTGACCCGGGCCAAACCCGGCAGACGCCCCAGACTGAACTTTCCGGTAACAAGCATTGCCTCAGGTGTGCATCTGGTCGGCTGTCATCCCGGCATGGATTCAACAATCCTGGAGAAGCTCATCGAAACCGGAGCCAAGGGAATAGTGCTGGAAGGATTCGGAGCAGGAAATACGCCCCCCGGACTGGTTTCAGGCATAGAAAAATGCATCGAAGCTGAAATACCGGTGGTCCTGTGCACCCGTTGCGTAGAAGGAGGAGTATGGCCCATTTACGCCTACGAGGGAGGAGCTGCCAGTCTCAAACAAAAAGGCGTAATCATCGCCGGTGCGCTTTCAGCTCTCAAAGCAACCATACTGCTGCAAATGCTGATAGGCAGCCATTGCGGGATTAATCAGATTAAAGATATTTTTGCGGAGGAAAGTGTATAG
- a CDS encoding PAS domain-containing sensor histidine kinase, with translation MAVFERNVLQAIEFMSQRCLGMVVVLDEGKRVVFVGGEDARTISRLVTAGEYFPDSDLGGRNGFEEFVNAVIHSDTPFFKSYKSETDGAGEITWQGNYLDESGLVVLKGTLSASGSESELRVLRDKERILSTLLSNLPGMVYRCQNDVEWTMVFVSEGCFDLTGYDASSLLNNREVSFADLILPEYKAHVWECVQEAVQDGEPFEIIYKIQTFSGEKKWVWEKGTGIIEEDELVALEGFITDVTPLIVTEQALHQSEERFRLMAEKTGQMVYDLDLKTNEIYWSGAVMEIAGCSEEEFQSVDLDGWGERIHPDDRARVLATLDSCMQEARSFLSVYRFRRKDGSYLYVEDEGDFLLDASGKPVRMVGAVKNYSDKMKVQELMIQSEKMTTVASLSAGMAHEINNPLGIISQSAQNIERRLSPGFDKNVDVAQSVGVSLDAVKRYLDERKITIMLEAIKDASSRAARIIINMLNFSRKSEEKKDFCSLNDIVDRVLEMAETDFSSEKEYDFKKIKIIRECQPDLPDVLCFQGELEQVLFNLVRNAAQAMSADENQQKDPEITIRIKCNDAYVIMEVEDNGPGMDSYTRKKVFEPFFTTKSQGVGSGLGLSIVYFIVTRNHGGSITLESEPGKGVKFIISLPRGPVADLYVQGGSCEEQV, from the coding sequence GTGGCAGTTTTTGAAAGGAATGTACTGCAAGCGATAGAATTTATGTCTCAACGCTGTCTCGGGATGGTTGTTGTGCTTGATGAAGGCAAAAGGGTTGTCTTTGTCGGCGGTGAAGATGCTAGAACAATTTCCAGATTGGTAACTGCCGGAGAATATTTTCCGGATTCTGATTTGGGCGGTAGAAACGGCTTTGAAGAATTTGTCAATGCAGTAATTCATTCTGACACGCCATTTTTCAAAAGTTATAAAAGTGAAACTGACGGGGCCGGGGAGATTACATGGCAGGGTAACTATCTGGATGAATCAGGTCTTGTTGTTTTAAAGGGGACGCTTTCGGCTTCCGGTTCAGAGTCAGAGCTTAGAGTCCTGCGGGATAAGGAGCGGATTCTTTCAACTCTGCTTAGTAATCTTCCGGGGATGGTCTACCGGTGTCAGAATGATGTTGAATGGACAATGGTTTTTGTAAGCGAAGGATGCTTTGACCTGACCGGTTATGACGCCTCTTCACTTCTGAATAATCGCGAAGTGTCATTTGCTGATTTGATTTTGCCGGAATACAAGGCCCATGTGTGGGAGTGCGTGCAGGAGGCTGTGCAGGATGGAGAACCTTTTGAAATTATATATAAAATACAAACTTTTTCCGGAGAAAAAAAATGGGTCTGGGAAAAAGGGACAGGAATTATTGAAGAAGATGAACTTGTAGCACTTGAAGGTTTTATTACTGATGTGACTCCGCTTATAGTTACCGAACAGGCTCTGCATCAAAGTGAAGAGCGGTTCAGACTGATGGCGGAGAAAACCGGACAGATGGTTTATGATCTGGATTTGAAAACCAATGAAATATACTGGTCTGGTGCAGTGATGGAAATTGCAGGATGTTCGGAAGAGGAATTTCAATCAGTCGATCTTGATGGGTGGGGGGAGCGGATTCATCCTGATGACAGGGCAAGGGTTCTTGCCACACTTGACAGTTGCATGCAGGAGGCTCGTTCATTTTTATCGGTATACAGGTTCAGGCGTAAGGACGGTAGTTATCTTTATGTTGAAGATGAGGGGGATTTTCTACTTGATGCAAGCGGAAAACCTGTACGGATGGTCGGTGCTGTTAAGAATTATTCAGACAAGATGAAAGTTCAGGAACTCATGATCCAGTCTGAAAAAATGACTACTGTGGCCAGCCTTTCCGCCGGTATGGCTCACGAGATAAATAATCCGCTGGGTATAATTTCTCAGTCTGCACAAAACATTGAACGCAGACTTTCCCCCGGATTTGATAAAAATGTTGATGTAGCTCAGAGCGTAGGGGTTTCTCTGGATGCCGTGAAAAGGTATTTGGATGAGCGTAAGATTACAATCATGCTGGAAGCGATCAAGGATGCAAGTTCCAGAGCGGCGCGTATTATTATAAATATGCTTAACTTCAGCCGCAAGTCGGAAGAGAAAAAAGACTTTTGCTCTCTCAATGATATTGTAGACCGGGTGCTTGAAATGGCTGAAACTGATTTTAGCTCTGAAAAAGAATATGATTTTAAAAAGATAAAAATAATCAGAGAATGTCAGCCGGATCTGCCTGATGTTCTGTGCTTTCAAGGTGAACTGGAGCAGGTGTTGTTTAACCTTGTCCGGAACGCTGCGCAGGCTATGAGTGCTGATGAGAATCAACAAAAAGATCCTGAAATTACTATCCGGATTAAGTGCAATGATGCCTACGTGATCATGGAAGTGGAAGATAATGGTCCGGGAATGGATTCCTATACCCGCAAAAAAGTTTTTGAGCCTTTTTTTACAACTAAATCTCAAGGCGTTGGAAGCGGGCTGGGGCTTTCAATTGTCTACTTCATTGTTACCCGTAATCATGGCGGCTCAATAACTCTTGAGTCCGAACCGGGGAAAGGGGTGAAGTTTATTATAAGTCTTCCCAGAGGGCCTGTAGCAGATCTCTATGTTCAGGGAGGAAGCTGTGAAGAGCAGGTTTGA
- the typA gene encoding translational GTPase TypA: protein MTQLTSNEKIRNIAIIAHVDHGKTTLVDGMFKQSGLFREGQEVDDRLMDSMDLERERGITIAAKNCAVDWKGVKINIIDTPGHADFGGEVERSLSMADGAILLVDASEGPLPQTRFVLKKALEAGLKIIVVVNKIDRSDARPDEVLDEVYDLFIDLDATEEQLEFPLLYAIGRDGIAQETLEEKGENLHPLMDMVIDQVPGPAYSETEPFQMLVSDLGYSDYLGRLAIGKVIHGSAKQNEPLVCINDKGENVPLRLTKIQSYDGPSFCETDIANPGDIVVVSGIEEVTIGDTICTKEAPKALPRITVDEPTVSMRFSINTSPMAGLEGKLVQSSKIRERLNKETLLNVAVKIEESAERDSFIVKGRGEFQLAILIETMRREGFELSVGRPEVIFKKENGKTLEPLEQIFIDCEETFLGVVTEKLSSRKAKMTNLVNNGKGRVRMEFSAPSRSLIGYRDEFLTDTKGTGIMNSLFAGYGEYRGDFPSRYTGSLVADRAGKAVAYAIFNLEPRGELFVKPGDPIYEGMIVGEHNRDNDININPSKEKKLSNMRASGKDEAVILTPTRPMTLERAMHFIRDDELIEVTPESIRLRKIELSCTKRHMARGKQLKGKK from the coding sequence GTGACCCAGCTCACAAGTAATGAAAAAATCAGAAATATAGCAATCATAGCACACGTTGACCACGGTAAAACAACCTTGGTTGACGGCATGTTCAAGCAAAGCGGACTGTTCCGTGAAGGGCAGGAAGTAGATGACCGCCTCATGGACAGCATGGACCTTGAACGCGAAAGAGGCATCACCATTGCCGCCAAAAACTGTGCTGTGGACTGGAAGGGTGTAAAGATTAATATCATTGATACCCCCGGTCACGCCGACTTCGGCGGAGAAGTGGAACGCTCTCTTAGCATGGCAGACGGTGCAATCCTGCTCGTCGATGCCTCTGAAGGCCCTCTCCCCCAGACCCGTTTTGTCCTGAAAAAAGCTCTCGAAGCCGGTCTCAAAATCATTGTTGTCGTCAATAAGATTGACCGTTCCGATGCCCGTCCTGATGAAGTTCTGGACGAAGTCTATGACCTGTTTATCGACCTTGATGCAACCGAAGAACAGCTTGAATTTCCCCTGCTCTACGCCATCGGCCGTGACGGTATTGCTCAGGAAACCCTTGAAGAAAAAGGCGAAAACCTGCACCCCCTCATGGACATGGTCATCGATCAGGTTCCCGGTCCGGCTTACAGCGAAACCGAGCCTTTTCAGATGCTGGTTTCCGATCTCGGCTACTCCGACTACCTCGGCCGCCTTGCTATCGGTAAAGTAATCCACGGCTCTGCCAAGCAGAATGAGCCTCTGGTCTGTATCAACGATAAGGGCGAAAACGTTCCATTGCGTCTGACCAAAATCCAGAGCTACGACGGCCCCAGCTTCTGTGAAACAGATATCGCAAATCCCGGTGACATCGTTGTTGTTTCCGGAATTGAAGAAGTTACCATCGGTGACACCATCTGCACCAAAGAAGCACCCAAGGCTCTGCCCAGAATCACAGTTGACGAACCTACCGTTTCCATGCGCTTCTCCATCAATACCTCCCCTATGGCAGGTCTTGAAGGCAAGCTTGTTCAGTCTTCCAAAATTCGTGAAAGACTCAACAAAGAAACACTGCTCAACGTTGCTGTAAAAATCGAAGAAAGCGCAGAAAGAGACAGTTTCATAGTTAAAGGGCGCGGCGAATTCCAGCTTGCTATCCTTATTGAAACCATGCGCCGTGAAGGTTTTGAACTTTCAGTCGGCAGACCTGAAGTAATTTTCAAAAAAGAAAACGGTAAAACTCTTGAACCTCTGGAACAAATTTTCATTGACTGTGAGGAGACCTTCCTCGGAGTTGTCACTGAAAAACTGTCCTCCCGCAAAGCCAAGATGACCAATCTCGTGAATAACGGCAAGGGCCGTGTGCGCATGGAATTTTCCGCACCTTCACGCTCCCTGATCGGCTACCGTGATGAATTCCTCACAGACACCAAGGGAACCGGAATCATGAACTCCCTTTTCGCCGGTTACGGTGAATACCGCGGAGATTTTCCTTCCCGTTACACAGGATCTCTGGTTGCTGACCGCGCCGGTAAAGCCGTGGCATACGCAATCTTCAACCTTGAGCCGCGCGGTGAGCTTTTCGTAAAGCCCGGCGACCCTATTTATGAAGGAATGATTGTCGGAGAGCACAACCGGGATAATGATATCAACATCAACCCCAGCAAAGAGAAAAAACTCTCCAACATGCGCGCATCCGGTAAAGATGAAGCTGTCATCCTCACTCCCACCCGTCCCATGACTCTGGAAAGAGCCATGCACTTTATTCGCGACGATGAGCTTATCGAGGTAACCCCTGAATCCATCCGCCTGCGTAAAATTGAACTGTCCTGCACCAAACGCCACATGGCCCGCGGCAAGCAGCTCAAAGGCAAAAAATAA